The following proteins are co-located in the Larus michahellis chromosome 9, bLarMic1.1, whole genome shotgun sequence genome:
- the CHMP1B gene encoding charged multivesicular body protein 1b yields the protein MSNMEKHLFNLKFAAKELNRNSKKCDKEEKAEKAKIKKAIQKGNMEVARIHAENAIRQKNQAINFLRMSARVDAVAARVQTAVTMGKVTKSMAGVVKSMDATLKSMNLEKISALMDKFEHQFETLDVQTQQMEDTMSNTTTLTTPQNQVDMLLQEMADEAGLDLNMELPQGQTGSVGTSVASAEQDELSQRLARLRDQV from the exons AACACCTGTTTAATTTGAAGTTTGCTGCAAAGGAGCTCAACAGGAACTCAAAAAAATGCgacaaagaagaaaaggctgagaaagctaAAATTAAGAAG GCAATCCAGAAGGGTAACATGGAAGTCGCACGAATACATGCGGAAAATGCAATCCGGCAGAAGAATCAAGCCATCAATTTCTTGCGCATGAGTGCCAGGGTAGATGCTGTAGCAGCAAGAGTTCAGACTGCAGTGACAATGGGCAAG GTAACAAAGTCAATGGCAGGGGTAGTTAAGTCTATGGATGCCACACTGAAGAGCATGAACTTGGAgaag ataTCTGCACTAATGGATAAATTTGAGCATCAGTTTGAAACACTAGACGTTCAGACACAACAGATGGAAGACACAATGAGCAACACTACTACGCTAACAACGCCACAG AACCAGGTGGATATGCTTCTACAGGAAATGGCAGATGAAGCAGG TCTTGATCTGAACATGGAACTACCTCAAGGACAGACAGGTTCTGTTGGTACAAGCGTTGCCTCAGCAGAACAG GATGAGCTGTCACAGAGATTGGCCCGCCTACGTGATCAAGTTTAA